In a genomic window of Aricia agestis chromosome 2, ilAriAges1.1, whole genome shotgun sequence:
- the LOC121740031 gene encoding uncharacterized protein LOC121740031: MQSELSIPPLHIRRYVLASRFLFKFKSRLGNDLLYYLDQLNLVRNYFRNTNLPILAQINSEWSNMNVYVSEKLEAYSLNTWVSSIDVEELIVDKVGDMAPKRSLSDCELKNYFLQFISDNYSDCYKLYTDGSKCTQGVGAAFFDPQLDVSQKFKLHRDNNIMTAELLAIKESLTYVNNLNNNNSIVILSDSRSALQHLRRCATKQRGSPIAFEALDLLRHVSGKVSIKLQWVPAHVGLIGNETADALAKSAVMDGPVVCSKPFVNELRHQIKEKALEKWEYHFGEELQRGVGVWYGTIQNKPVWEPWFISCNLSRKLLVSAFRLRSGHIPANKFCYLVGIKPSPNCDVCDKPEDLYHVLLECARTAELRSRLLGDFGCLHNGRINSVLSEPLSPEAIKLYSFLDLSLM; the protein is encoded by the exons ATGCAGAGTGAACTCTCCATTCCTCCCTTACATATACGTAGGTACGTGTTGGCGAGTAGATTCTTGTTTAAATTTAAGTCTAGACTAGGCAAcgatttgttatattatttagatCAGTTAAATTTAGTACGAAATTATTTTAGGAATACTAATCTCCCAATTCTAGCACAAATTAACTCTGAATGGAGTAATATGAATGTATATGTAAGTGAAAAGTTAGAGGCGTATTCGTTAAACACATGGGTGTCTTCAATAGATGTCGAAGAACTCATTGTCGATAAAGTTGGCGACATGGCTCCAAAACGGAGCTTATCTGATTGtgaacttaaaaattattttttgcaattcatatctgataattattctgattgttataagttatatacGGATGGCTCTAAATGTACTCAAGGTGTCGGAGCTGCCTTCTTCGATCCCCAATTAGACGTTTCACAGAAGTTTAAATTAcatagagataataatataatgactgCTGAACTTCTTGCTATTAAGGAATCACTAACTTATGTTAATAACTTgaacaacaataacagtatagTTATTTTATCAGACTCGAGAAGTGCTCTCCAACACCTTCGTCGGTGCGCCACGAAGCAACGTGGCTCTCCGATAGCCTTCGAAGCTTTGGATTTACTCCGGCATGTTTCTGGAAAAGTTTCAATTAAACTGCAATGGGTTCCTGCCCATGTCGGTTTGATTGGAAACGAAACTGCGGATGCGCTTGCCAAGAGTGCAGTTATGGATGGTCCCGTGGTCTGTTCTAAACCTTTTGTAAATGAGCTTCGTCATCAGATTAAGGAAAAGGCGCTCGAGAAATGGGAATACCATTTCGGCGAgga attacaaagaGGTGTTGGAGTTTGGTACGGAACCATCCAGAATAAACCAGTATGGGAGCCTTGGTTTATTTCGTGTAATTTATCGAGAAAGTTGTTGGTGTCAGCCTTTAGATTACGATCTGGGCACATTCCAGCAAATAAATTTTGCTACTTGGTTGGAATTAAGCCTTCGCCTAATTGCGATGTGTGCGACAAGCCCGAAGACCTGTATCATGTTTTGCTGGAGTGTGCTCGGACTGCAGAGCTAAGATCAAGGCTCTTAGGTGACTTTGGCTGCCTGCACAATGGACGGATCAATAGTGTACTTTCGGAGCCGTTGTCCCCAgaggcaataaaattatatagttttttggATCTGTCCCTTATGTAG